One window of the Lytechinus variegatus isolate NC3 chromosome 3, Lvar_3.0, whole genome shotgun sequence genome contains the following:
- the LOC121411562 gene encoding serine/arginine-rich splicing factor 3-like, translated as MSRYQSRRGFSPVPLSCKVYVGDLPSGASRTDIEDAFMKYGPVKNVWVARNPPGFAFVFFEDDRDAKDAVHNLDNTYLCGRTVRVELSSGEKRSRDRGRGYGGGGGGFGGGRRNIDNERCYECGQRGHFARDCREKRGRSPGGYRGSRRYSRSLSRSRSRSPRRSRSPRRRRVSRSPPRYRSRSRSRSLNRSGSYSQSRSHVRSRSRSRS; from the exons ATGTCAAGGTACCAGAGCAGAAGAGGGTTCTCCCCAGTTCCTTTAAGTTGCAAAGTGTATGTAGGAGATTTGCCATCAGGGGCCAGTCGTACAGATATAGAGGATGCATTCATGAAGTATGGGCCTGTCAAGAATGTCTGGGTCGCTAGGAATCCTCCAGGCTttgcttttgtattttttgaagACGATCGCGATGCTAAAGATGCTGTCCACAACCTTGACAATAC ATATCTCTGTGGAAGAACTGTTCGAGTGGAGTTGTCCTCCGGCGAAAAAAGGTCTCGAGATCGTGGTCgaggttatggtggtggtggtggtggttttggTGGTGGACGTAGGAACATTGATAATGAACGATGCTATGAGTGTGGTCAGAGGGGTCACTTTGCAAGAGACTGTCGTGAGAAGAGAGGAAGATCTCCAGGTGGTTACAGGGGTAGTAGACGCTACTCAAG ATCCCTTTCTAGGTCTCGATCTCGAAGCCCTCGACGATCTCGAAGCCCTCGCCGTCGTCGTGTTTCCAGAAGCCCTCCCAGATACAGGAGTCGCAGCCGCAGCCGAAGTCTTAACCGAAGCGGAAGCTATAGCCAAAGCAGGAGCCATGTTAGAAGCAGGAG ccgTTCAAGATCCTAA